Proteins encoded within one genomic window of Gimesia sp.:
- a CDS encoding flagellin codes for MTRINTNVAALRGLRSLNKSTNLLDTSLTRLSTGLKINSGKDNPSGLIASETLRSQVSAIEQSIKNSNRASNVIATADSALGEVTNLLNQVRGLVQEGLNKGALSQDEIEANQLQIDTALSAINRISANTSFAGDKLIDGSKAFRTQASATDAAKLSDYQVNEAVFGTSSTITLDATVVTAATQASLDYSAVDGGLASATTIEVGGKSGSQVLFLGASSSLDNVKDAVNGVSDITGVTATKTNKVASNLSFNNANATNSGLTFTDARTSDSVLGDTGQNIRVQFVDPSSNSASANITFNNTNTDITIVVSLATNGTGTITSNATSIKSLLDGNADANALISSAAEGDGSGVVEVEAAAALSGGTNAYLTFSADNYGADEFVDVNVLNGSFDTVDNITDGNALKRAIGSDIVTRINGQVAQGSGLTANIRSQQLDASFSFTSTANVADNTASLTITGGGSLFQIGQDVSAAGQIGIGIEAVNTARLGGVSGKLFEIGSGGGKSLLDVGPSVPGSDLVNIIEESINRVSTLRGRLGAVQKNVIETNVSSLGVALENISEARSQIVDTDFAVETANMTKAQILNQAGISVLSIANQNPQQVLSLLR; via the coding sequence ATGACACGAATTAATACTAACGTAGCCGCGCTGAGAGGCTTACGTAGTTTGAATAAGTCTACCAACCTGCTGGACACCTCATTGACCCGTCTGTCCACCGGTTTGAAAATTAACTCTGGTAAAGATAACCCCTCCGGTTTGATTGCCAGTGAAACCCTGCGTTCACAGGTTTCCGCGATTGAACAATCCATCAAAAACTCAAACCGTGCCAGCAACGTGATTGCCACCGCTGACTCGGCTCTGGGCGAAGTCACCAACCTGCTGAACCAGGTTCGTGGTCTGGTTCAGGAAGGTTTGAACAAAGGCGCTCTGTCTCAGGACGAAATCGAAGCGAATCAGCTCCAGATCGATACAGCGTTATCAGCCATCAACCGTATTTCAGCGAACACCTCATTCGCTGGCGACAAGCTGATCGATGGAAGCAAAGCTTTCCGTACACAGGCTTCTGCCACCGATGCTGCCAAACTGTCTGACTACCAGGTCAACGAAGCCGTATTCGGAACCAGCAGCACCATCACACTGGATGCCACCGTTGTAACCGCTGCCACTCAGGCCAGCCTGGATTACAGTGCCGTTGACGGCGGTCTGGCCAGCGCAACCACCATCGAAGTGGGTGGTAAAAGCGGTAGCCAGGTGCTGTTCCTGGGTGCTTCCAGCTCACTGGATAACGTCAAAGACGCTGTGAACGGCGTGAGTGACATTACCGGTGTGACTGCAACGAAAACCAACAAGGTTGCCAGCAACCTGTCCTTCAACAACGCCAACGCGACGAACTCCGGTCTGACCTTCACCGATGCCCGGACTTCAGACAGTGTTCTCGGCGATACCGGACAGAATATCCGCGTTCAGTTTGTTGACCCGTCTTCCAACAGTGCTTCAGCCAACATCACATTCAATAATACCAACACTGATATTACGATTGTGGTCAGCCTGGCTACAAACGGTACTGGTACGATCACATCCAATGCAACATCGATCAAATCACTACTCGATGGTAACGCAGACGCTAATGCACTGATCTCCAGTGCCGCAGAAGGTGATGGTTCAGGTGTCGTCGAAGTGGAAGCTGCTGCTGCCCTGTCCGGCGGAACCAACGCTTACCTGACTTTCAGTGCCGATAACTACGGTGCTGATGAATTCGTCGATGTGAATGTACTCAACGGTAGCTTCGACACAGTGGACAATATCACCGACGGCAATGCCCTGAAACGGGCCATTGGCTCGGACATCGTGACTCGGATCAACGGGCAGGTTGCCCAGGGTTCCGGTCTGACTGCCAACATCCGTTCGCAGCAGCTCGATGCTTCGTTCTCATTTACCTCCACTGCCAACGTGGCTGACAATACGGCCAGCCTCACCATCACCGGTGGTGGTTCGCTGTTCCAGATCGGTCAGGACGTCTCTGCCGCTGGTCAGATTGGTATTGGAATCGAAGCGGTTAACACAGCCCGTCTGGGTGGTGTTTCCGGTAAGCTGTTTGAAATCGGTTCGGGCGGTGGTAAGAGCCTCCTGGACGTCGGTCCTTCTGTTCCCGGTTCCGACCTGGTGAACATCATCGAAGAATCGATCAACCGTGTATCGACTCTCCGTGGTCGTCTGGGTGCGGTTCAGAAAAACGTGATCGAAACCAACGTTTCATCACTGGGTGTGGCTCTGGAAAACATTTCCGAAGCCCGTAGTCAGATCGTGGATACCGACTTCGCTGTCGAAACCGCAAACATGACCAAAGCTCAGATTCTGAACCAGGCTGGTATTTCGGTTCTCTCGATTGCCAACCAGAACCCACAGCAGGTATTGAGTCTGCTCAGATAA
- a CDS encoding cysteine desulfurase family protein, with product MSIPAAQRIFLDNNSTTPPLEEVIDLVATEYRTHYANPGSAHADGRQSRRVLEDARELLASLVGADPQEVIFTSGGSESINLAIQGFLPGTAGEIALSAGEHPATVNTIRRLAPRGIRQRVIPLESDGRIDVAALEEFDWQQIQLATLILAHNETGVIQDVAPLATLCEKYRIPLHLDGVQAIGKIPFHFHGSGATAVSLAAHKFHGPRGVGALIVKENARLLPQITGGHQERGKRAGTEPVALAAGMARALECAIRDHRQRSEQMAALRDRLQQGLQEHCPPVVINGSLEHRLPNTLNISFPGLDGEALLISLDLAGISCSLGSACASGSRDPAPVLLAMGCPEPVYQSALRLSLSFLNTNEEIEEAIRRISRVVHQLRSE from the coding sequence ATGTCGATTCCCGCTGCACAACGGATTTTTCTGGATAACAACTCGACCACACCACCGCTGGAAGAAGTCATTGACCTGGTAGCTACGGAATACCGGACTCACTATGCCAATCCAGGCAGTGCCCATGCAGACGGACGTCAGTCGCGACGCGTCCTGGAAGATGCCCGAGAACTGCTGGCCTCACTGGTGGGCGCTGATCCCCAGGAAGTTATCTTTACCAGCGGAGGCTCCGAATCGATTAACCTCGCGATCCAGGGTTTCCTCCCCGGGACGGCGGGTGAAATTGCACTCTCCGCGGGAGAGCATCCGGCGACCGTCAATACCATCCGCAGACTGGCGCCACGGGGTATCAGGCAGAGAGTCATCCCCCTGGAATCAGATGGTCGGATTGATGTCGCAGCTCTGGAAGAATTCGACTGGCAGCAGATTCAACTGGCGACACTGATTCTGGCTCATAATGAAACCGGCGTCATTCAGGATGTCGCTCCACTGGCAACGCTCTGCGAGAAATACCGGATTCCCCTGCACCTGGACGGCGTGCAGGCGATTGGAAAAATCCCGTTCCATTTCCACGGTTCCGGCGCGACCGCAGTCAGTCTGGCAGCTCACAAATTTCATGGGCCGCGAGGCGTGGGTGCACTGATCGTGAAAGAGAATGCACGATTACTCCCCCAGATCACCGGCGGTCATCAGGAACGAGGCAAGCGGGCGGGTACGGAACCTGTTGCCCTGGCCGCGGGGATGGCACGGGCACTGGAGTGTGCCATCCGCGATCACAGACAGCGATCAGAACAGATGGCCGCCCTTCGCGATCGCCTGCAACAGGGCCTCCAGGAACATTGCCCGCCGGTCGTGATCAATGGTTCGCTGGAGCACCGGTTACCGAACACATTGAATATTTCGTTCCCTGGACTGGACGGGGAGGCGCTGCTGATCTCCCTGGACCTGGCGGGCATTTCCTGTTCCCTGGGCAGTGCCTGTGCCAGCGGTTCCCGGGATCCCGCTCCGGTTCTGCTGGCGATGGGCTGTCCCGAGCCGGTCTATCAGTCTGCTCTCAGGCTGAGTCTCTCGTTCCTCAATACAAATGAGGAAATCGAGGAAGCAATCCGCCGGATCAGCAGGGTCGTGCACCAGCTTAGAAGTGAATAG
- a CDS encoding MoxR family ATPase — protein sequence MTNPDEHLMVQEDEDAQRDLETQAIRGLANAYLLMRDEIGKVIIGQTEVVDEILISLFSRGHCLLVGVPGLAKTLLVSTIAKILHLSFRRIQFTPDLMPSDITGTDVLQDDPETGHRSFQFMQGPLFTNVLLADEINRTPPKTQAALLEAMQERHVTVGSNTYRLPEPFFVLATQNPIEQEGTYPLPEAQLDRFMFNVVVNYPTAAEELMILKQTTGNQKPELEAALTGRQILALQEVVRKVPVAEHVFVYARDLVRATRPGEDSAPKFVKEYLSWGAGPRAGQFLILGAKARAILEGRFHVSTEDIKSVAHAVLRHRIVTTFQADSQGLGTDDIIDMLIEHVPNQLKVQAQEAAKG from the coding sequence ATGACCAACCCTGATGAGCATCTGATGGTTCAGGAAGACGAAGACGCACAACGAGATCTGGAGACCCAGGCTATTCGCGGTCTGGCGAACGCCTACCTGTTAATGCGGGACGAAATCGGCAAAGTGATCATCGGCCAGACCGAAGTGGTCGACGAAATCCTGATTTCACTCTTCAGCCGCGGTCACTGCCTGCTGGTGGGCGTACCGGGACTCGCCAAAACCCTGCTCGTCAGCACCATCGCCAAAATTCTGCATCTCTCGTTCCGCCGCATCCAGTTTACCCCCGACCTGATGCCCTCCGACATCACGGGCACCGACGTGCTGCAGGACGATCCCGAAACCGGTCATCGCAGCTTCCAGTTCATGCAGGGCCCACTGTTTACGAACGTTCTGCTGGCTGACGAAATCAACCGAACGCCTCCCAAAACGCAGGCCGCTCTGCTCGAAGCGATGCAGGAACGCCATGTCACCGTAGGCTCCAATACCTACCGACTCCCCGAGCCATTCTTCGTACTGGCCACGCAAAACCCGATCGAACAGGAAGGGACTTACCCCCTCCCCGAAGCACAGTTGGACCGCTTCATGTTCAACGTCGTGGTGAATTATCCCACCGCTGCCGAAGAACTGATGATCCTTAAACAGACTACCGGCAATCAGAAACCCGAGTTGGAAGCGGCTCTCACCGGTCGTCAGATTCTGGCTCTGCAGGAGGTCGTCAGGAAAGTGCCTGTCGCCGAGCATGTCTTTGTGTATGCCCGCGATCTGGTACGAGCTACACGTCCCGGGGAAGATTCGGCTCCGAAATTCGTCAAAGAATATCTGTCCTGGGGAGCCGGTCCGCGTGCGGGTCAGTTCCTGATTCTGGGAGCAAAGGCCCGGGCCATTCTGGAAGGCCGCTTCCATGTATCCACCGAAGACATCAAATCGGTGGCACACGCTGTCCTGCGGCACCGGATCGTGACCACCTTCCAGGCCGACAGCCAGGGACTGGGCACCGACGATATTATTGATATGCTGATCGAACATGTTCCCAATCAGCTGAAAGTTCAGGCCCAGGAAGCAGCCAAAGGCTGA
- a CDS encoding 3'-5' exonuclease: MSQSQVAYLVFDVEAIADGGLISRVRYQGEGLSPGEALAKYQEEQIEATGSNFIPATFMLPISVAVAKLSADYRLQDLTVLDAPEYRPHVITGKFWQGWRHYGQPTFVTFNGRGYDLPVLELAAYRYGIALPEWFNVDARSFDQSRNRYNTNAHIDLMDTFTNFGAARMTGGLNLLANLIGKPGKTGIDGSKVQEMYDAGQADEINDYCRCDVLDTYFVFLRSRVLTGHLSLEQEQDIVTEAYRYLEREAGENESKAYQHYLEHWGDWEPPEE; encoded by the coding sequence GTGTCCCAGTCTCAAGTAGCTTATCTCGTATTTGATGTCGAAGCGATCGCCGATGGGGGCCTGATTTCACGGGTCCGTTATCAGGGCGAAGGGCTCTCACCCGGAGAGGCACTGGCGAAATATCAGGAAGAGCAGATCGAGGCAACGGGCAGCAACTTTATTCCGGCTACATTTATGCTGCCGATTTCCGTGGCGGTGGCCAAGCTGTCAGCCGACTATCGTCTGCAGGATTTGACGGTGCTGGATGCTCCCGAGTATCGCCCGCACGTGATTACGGGCAAGTTCTGGCAGGGTTGGCGACATTATGGACAGCCGACGTTTGTGACCTTCAATGGCAGGGGCTACGACCTGCCGGTGCTGGAACTGGCCGCATATCGCTATGGAATTGCGTTACCGGAATGGTTCAACGTCGACGCCCGCAGCTTCGATCAGTCACGTAATCGTTATAATACAAACGCGCACATTGATCTGATGGACACGTTTACCAACTTCGGCGCTGCCCGCATGACGGGGGGGCTGAATCTGCTGGCGAATCTGATCGGCAAGCCGGGCAAGACCGGCATCGACGGTTCCAAGGTGCAGGAGATGTACGATGCAGGGCAGGCAGATGAAATTAATGACTATTGTCGTTGTGATGTCCTGGATACCTACTTCGTATTTCTCAGATCACGGGTGTTGACCGGTCATTTGAGCCTGGAACAGGAACAGGACATCGTTACCGAGGCTTACCGTTACCTGGAACGCGAGGCAGGGGAAAACGAAAGCAAAGCATATCAGCATTATCTGGAGCACTGGGGTGACTGGGAGCCCCCCGAGGAATAA
- a CDS encoding HEAT repeat domain-containing protein, with protein sequence MPIRFDLSRTVVCSLIAFLLCSPLVNAQSARAPQSGSPQKESERTNARVRQQLGEIEARLKTRNQKPAHQPLVTEKTKLFLTLDQSLKGSRNNRGPDEYQYLLTQLTLVNDSTQPVKLQRAQVKAFVDGRPHPFAGLPSNLNSQSVLLGKKRQLLRQLKFEDEVVVPPGKAGGLWIVLGDLPGGAQTPEIEFRTTVDQQPLALNVNRFEQGKLDYQIELLGPSRCLAELTITGELNSINIGALVKVVDDLTLKNVKRFVLYFPKDKVEIEHDISQWLPRIAASLGSNAVLGVPFPLFPSVITELHLAGEAFKNVTIPYLGGTAPRVTHATEEAAIHAALDSALEVLSRDKIAEQIRTGSPAIKAAALISGGRQLTNAELPLVLELTSHENPRVQEAALYALRFLGDPRAFKRLVEVAKMPPGPQFEMAIASLAESRYAGGQQALLEILKSHPPASQKIIIEVIARNPRPEWGAAIYEFLDSDNRELREAAIRALVLNGHPRLFEVLSDALKSPEEEIRNVAFRELIKRKDNASEALAMEYVLQQMQQSLPTGDMLSFIDRMKDPRAIPLLFQHLEKDKLDAGLKVLLIKTLASIGDESVEDRFVKYYPGALQTEKLLILSTLQKLESPQFFELARQALDDSNHSIVNGAVSGLRNSDSNQAVEILAEGLAKTTKSSTWGSIFGALATIGTPEARRTIMDARVAGTNADKKRAAQSALENIYQRSPGNHYLKKGEQAHRRKEYKEAVEEYDTAISIDPLLVPAYLAKANTLNTIKEYDAGLKAVEQGLEVDSMYARLYVTRGLLYSNQDKVEESLAELKKAIEIAPQDPYGYTVLASHYSRMKQDDKALATYDACIKVNPKLMSIYGFKADLEIALNRPDEAIKTFDRAIEANPRHMISYSEKIALLRKLNREYQAIATCDDVLKVDKNSIYAHITKAYIYRDLKQLADAIAACDAAINVAPNNMELYLIKAQTYNNVEQWDQAIQVFNRVLLTEKKADQSDEKTEKVLLQAYTGRGHSHLMKQDWKAAQEDFQNAFELDKHDSQAITGLAICMVYNHQEDKAIQFVESQLKKFEQNALFHYNVACVFGRALINLKDQPQTPAVQQQIAAYQKKAIHYLALSSQLGFDDAEWMQKDPDLAELQNLPDFRKLVQQIQKKPAAVKQ encoded by the coding sequence ATGCCCATTCGATTCGATCTGTCCCGCACGGTGGTCTGCAGCCTGATTGCGTTCCTGCTCTGTTCGCCTCTGGTCAACGCACAGTCCGCCCGGGCTCCTCAATCGGGCAGCCCACAGAAAGAATCGGAACGAACCAATGCCCGGGTCCGCCAGCAACTGGGAGAAATCGAGGCCCGCTTAAAAACCCGCAACCAGAAACCGGCACACCAGCCGCTGGTCACTGAAAAAACGAAACTGTTCTTAACCCTGGATCAATCACTTAAAGGTTCCCGAAACAATCGGGGCCCGGACGAGTATCAATACTTACTGACGCAACTCACTCTGGTCAACGATTCGACGCAGCCGGTTAAACTGCAACGCGCGCAGGTGAAAGCATTCGTCGATGGCCGACCTCATCCGTTCGCTGGATTACCCTCAAATCTCAATAGCCAAAGTGTCTTACTGGGGAAAAAGCGTCAGTTGCTCAGACAATTGAAATTTGAAGATGAGGTCGTCGTCCCCCCCGGTAAAGCGGGTGGCCTCTGGATTGTACTGGGCGATTTGCCCGGAGGCGCCCAGACTCCGGAGATCGAATTTCGGACGACCGTCGACCAGCAGCCGCTGGCGTTGAACGTCAATCGCTTCGAACAGGGAAAACTGGATTACCAGATTGAACTGCTGGGGCCCAGTCGCTGCCTGGCAGAACTGACCATCACCGGAGAGCTAAACAGCATCAACATCGGCGCCCTTGTCAAAGTCGTCGATGACCTGACTCTGAAAAACGTAAAACGCTTCGTACTCTACTTCCCCAAAGATAAGGTGGAAATTGAACACGACATCAGCCAATGGCTGCCCCGCATCGCCGCTTCTCTGGGATCGAACGCCGTTCTGGGTGTTCCCTTCCCCCTCTTTCCGTCTGTCATAACAGAACTGCATCTCGCCGGCGAAGCGTTTAAAAATGTCACAATCCCCTACCTCGGCGGGACCGCTCCCCGGGTGACACATGCAACTGAAGAAGCAGCCATCCATGCCGCACTGGACAGCGCCCTGGAAGTCCTTTCACGTGATAAAATCGCCGAGCAGATCCGCACTGGTTCCCCGGCAATCAAAGCCGCTGCCCTGATCAGTGGCGGTCGACAGTTGACCAATGCAGAACTCCCCCTGGTGCTCGAACTGACTTCCCATGAGAACCCCCGCGTCCAGGAAGCGGCTTTGTACGCCCTGCGTTTTCTGGGTGATCCCAGAGCATTCAAACGACTGGTGGAAGTCGCAAAAATGCCCCCCGGCCCCCAGTTTGAAATGGCTATCGCCAGCCTGGCTGAGTCCCGTTATGCAGGCGGACAACAGGCGCTGCTGGAAATCTTGAAATCCCATCCACCGGCGTCACAGAAAATCATCATCGAAGTCATTGCCCGCAATCCCCGTCCCGAATGGGGCGCCGCGATTTACGAGTTCCTGGACAGCGACAACCGGGAACTGCGTGAGGCAGCCATCCGGGCACTGGTTTTGAACGGGCACCCCCGGCTGTTTGAAGTCCTCAGCGATGCCCTCAAGTCCCCCGAAGAAGAAATTCGCAATGTCGCCTTCCGGGAATTAATCAAACGTAAGGACAATGCGAGTGAAGCCCTGGCCATGGAATATGTCCTGCAGCAGATGCAGCAGTCACTTCCCACAGGCGACATGCTCAGTTTCATCGACCGCATGAAAGATCCGCGGGCGATTCCCCTGTTGTTTCAACACCTGGAAAAAGACAAGCTGGACGCCGGCTTGAAGGTCTTGCTCATCAAAACGCTGGCTTCCATCGGTGATGAATCCGTTGAAGACCGGTTTGTAAAGTATTACCCCGGTGCCCTGCAGACCGAAAAACTGCTGATCCTCTCCACGCTCCAGAAACTGGAATCGCCGCAGTTCTTTGAACTCGCCAGGCAGGCACTCGACGACAGCAATCATTCGATCGTGAACGGCGCCGTCTCCGGTCTGCGAAATTCCGATTCCAATCAGGCTGTCGAGATTCTCGCGGAGGGTCTGGCCAAGACAACCAAATCATCGACCTGGGGTTCCATATTCGGCGCACTGGCCACCATCGGCACTCCCGAAGCCCGCCGCACCATCATGGATGCCCGGGTCGCCGGAACCAATGCAGATAAAAAACGGGCGGCTCAATCTGCGCTGGAGAACATTTATCAGCGTTCCCCGGGAAATCATTATCTCAAAAAAGGCGAACAGGCACATCGTCGCAAAGAGTACAAGGAAGCCGTTGAGGAGTATGATACTGCAATCAGCATTGATCCTCTGCTCGTGCCAGCCTATCTGGCCAAAGCAAATACGCTGAACACCATAAAAGAATATGACGCCGGTCTGAAAGCAGTGGAACAGGGTCTGGAAGTCGACAGCATGTACGCCCGCCTGTACGTCACCCGGGGTTTACTTTACAGCAATCAGGACAAAGTAGAGGAATCCCTGGCTGAGCTGAAGAAGGCCATCGAAATCGCGCCCCAGGATCCCTACGGTTACACCGTACTGGCTTCACACTACTCCCGCATGAAACAGGATGACAAGGCACTCGCGACCTACGACGCCTGTATTAAAGTGAACCCCAAACTCATGTCAATCTACGGCTTCAAAGCCGATCTCGAGATTGCCCTGAATCGTCCCGACGAAGCCATTAAAACGTTTGACCGGGCCATCGAAGCCAACCCCCGGCACATGATATCCTATTCTGAAAAAATCGCCCTGTTGCGCAAACTCAATCGGGAATACCAGGCAATCGCAACCTGCGACGATGTCCTGAAAGTCGACAAAAATTCGATCTACGCTCATATCACCAAGGCCTACATCTACCGGGACCTGAAACAGCTGGCCGATGCCATCGCTGCCTGTGACGCCGCGATCAATGTCGCCCCCAACAACATGGAGCTCTACCTGATCAAGGCACAGACTTACAACAATGTCGAGCAGTGGGACCAGGCAATCCAGGTCTTCAACCGGGTCCTGCTAACGGAGAAAAAGGCCGATCAGTCGGACGAGAAAACAGAGAAAGTCCTGTTACAGGCCTATACGGGCCGCGGACATTCCCACCTGATGAAGCAGGACTGGAAGGCAGCACAGGAAGATTTTCAGAATGCATTCGAACTGGATAAGCACGACTCACAGGCCATCACCGGACTGGCGATCTGCATGGTCTATAATCACCAGGAAGACAAAGCGATTCAGTTTGTCGAAAGCCAGTTGAAAAAGTTCGAGCAGAACGCCCTCTTCCACTATAACGTTGCCTGCGTATTCGGTCGGGCGCTGATCAACCTCAAAGACCAGCCCCAAACTCCCGCCGTCCAACAGCAGATCGCCGCTTATCAGAAAAAAGCGATCCACTACCTGGCACTCTCTTCCCAACTCGGATTTGACGATGCCGAGTGGATGCAGAAAGATCCCGATCTGGCAGAATTGCAGAATCTGCCCGACTTCCGCAAGCTTGTTCAGCAGATTCAGAAGAAACCTGCCGCCGTTAAACAGTGA
- a CDS encoding aldose 1-epimerase encodes MTPLIITDPETGSTARILPELGFNCYQFHAMVDGQCIDVIDSHPEFETGEQRPSSSGIPILFPFPNRIAGGRFKWEGTAYELPPEKTYHDNTGNAIHGFCLDLPWRVIAHEENFAMAQFQLSIDGRHRLSCWPGDAFIEVRYEVKGATLRADFRIGNPGDTPIPWGLGTHPYFKVPLSKEGNPKNCLIESPATEEWILSDCLPTGGKQPIQPAHDLREGAWFDQLKADDILSGLPEDIDQYECLIMDEQAGLVLTQDYDSLFTELVVFTPPERNCICLEPYTCVTNALNLTEKALETGLRVLPPGSEIKTWIEIRAGKVIV; translated from the coding sequence ATGACGCCCCTGATAATTACCGATCCGGAAACCGGCTCCACCGCTCGCATCCTGCCCGAACTGGGATTTAACTGTTATCAGTTCCACGCAATGGTCGACGGCCAATGCATCGACGTGATCGACTCCCATCCCGAGTTCGAGACCGGAGAACAACGCCCCAGCAGCAGCGGGATCCCGATCCTGTTCCCCTTCCCTAACCGGATCGCCGGAGGTCGCTTCAAGTGGGAGGGAACCGCATATGAACTCCCCCCCGAAAAGACCTATCATGACAATACAGGTAATGCCATTCATGGCTTCTGCCTGGACCTTCCCTGGCGAGTGATTGCCCACGAAGAAAACTTCGCCATGGCCCAGTTTCAGCTGAGCATTGATGGCAGACACCGCCTTTCCTGCTGGCCCGGCGATGCTTTTATTGAGGTCCGCTACGAAGTCAAAGGGGCCACCCTGCGGGCTGACTTCCGCATCGGAAATCCGGGTGACACCCCCATTCCCTGGGGACTGGGCACTCACCCCTACTTCAAGGTGCCGCTCTCCAAAGAAGGAAATCCGAAGAACTGCCTGATCGAGTCGCCGGCCACCGAGGAGTGGATTCTGTCTGACTGCCTGCCCACCGGAGGCAAGCAGCCGATTCAACCCGCACACGATTTGCGTGAGGGAGCCTGGTTCGACCAGTTAAAAGCCGATGACATCCTCAGCGGCTTACCGGAAGACATTGATCAGTATGAATGCCTGATTATGGACGAGCAGGCGGGTCTGGTCCTCACCCAGGACTACGACAGTCTGTTCACCGAGCTTGTCGTATTCACACCACCCGAGCGGAACTGCATCTGCCTGGAACCTTACACCTGTGTGACCAACGCCCTCAACCTGACCGAAAAAGCGCTGGAAACCGGGCTGCGGGTGCTGCCCCCCGGGTCGGAAATCAAAACCTGGATCGAAATCCGGGCCGGCAAAGTGATCGTCTGA
- a CDS encoding YqgE/AlgH family protein yields the protein MLKSLKGHFLIATRKLNDQNFYRSVVLIVEHNNEGATGLIVNRPSSFSITNALSRYFDMPKLEDLVFMGGPVEPNGMFALHNAGDLEKAKDAIVPGLFMGSSPEVFEQVVWRISEGDPNLDFRIFFGCAGWAPSQLESELYRMDWLTTPATAEDIFEIDPYDLWDTLHGRAMEERRFLPQETAHPEWN from the coding sequence ATGCTGAAATCGTTAAAGGGACACTTTTTAATCGCCACCCGGAAACTGAATGATCAGAATTTTTACCGTTCCGTTGTGCTGATCGTAGAACATAACAATGAGGGTGCCACCGGTCTGATTGTGAACCGTCCATCTTCGTTCTCAATCACCAATGCGCTCTCCAGATACTTTGACATGCCCAAGCTGGAAGACCTGGTTTTTATGGGCGGTCCTGTAGAGCCCAACGGTATGTTTGCCCTGCATAATGCCGGCGATCTGGAAAAAGCCAAAGACGCCATCGTTCCCGGCCTGTTCATGGGCAGCAGTCCCGAGGTCTTCGAACAGGTGGTCTGGCGGATCTCCGAAGGGGATCCCAATCTGGATTTCCGCATTTTCTTCGGCTGTGCCGGTTGGGCACCATCGCAACTGGAATCAGAACTCTACCGGATGGACTGGCTTACAACCCCCGCAACCGCGGAAGACATTTTCGAAATTGATCCCTACGATCTGTGGGATACACTGCACGGCCGGGCAATGGAAGAGCGACGTTTTCTTCCACAGGAAACCGCCCATCCCGAATGGAACTGA